A portion of the Carya illinoinensis cultivar Pawnee chromosome 11, C.illinoinensisPawnee_v1, whole genome shotgun sequence genome contains these proteins:
- the LOC122281947 gene encoding uncharacterized protein LOC122281947, which produces MGSLFPLTFIILSWASSASIKSEAQEIKSAHVLDLYIRDYTFKAYHKHFRTGTLHTVHLPSNLSGIRVDMVRFRCGSLRRYGAQVKEFHLNIGVTVHSCVERVMIVRQNLGYNWSSTFYANYDISGYQLVSPVLGLLAYNAGSNMNFSNPFELEILAGEKPITVDFSNTTKLAEIQGNIPYCASFESDGKVTLANQVSPYVCVARRHGHFGLVIETPPELLRKKISRWKVVVGSSVGAALGAFLLGLLLVALFVKVKKKSRMEEMERRAYEEEALQVSMVGHVRAPTAAVTRTLPTIEHEYVHPNQGFVHFRL; this is translated from the coding sequence ATGGGCTCCCTCTTCCCTCTCACGTTCATAATTCTCTCGTGGGCATCGTCTGCATCAATAAAATCTGAAGCTCAAGAGATCAAATCAGCTCATGTTCTCGATCTTTACATTAGAGATTACACGTTCAAGGCCTACCATAAACACTTTCGGACTGGAACATTGCACACTGTACATTTACCGTCAAACTTGTCCGGCATCAGGGTCGACATGGTGAGATTCAGATGTGGTAGTCTCCGAAGATACGGTGCACAGGTTAAGGAATTCCATCTAAATATTGGAGTGACTGTGCATTCATGCGTGGAGAGAGTCATGATAGTTAGACAAAACTTGGGGTATAACTGGTCTTCCACATTCTATGCTAATTATGATATCTCTGGGTACCAACTTGTTTCCCCTGTTCTAGGTCTTCTAGCTTATAATGCTGGGTCCAACATGAACTTTAGCAACCCTTTTGAGCTTGAAATTCTTGCAGGAGAAAAGCCCATCACAGTAGATTTCAGCAACACCACAAAGTTAGCCGAGATACAGGGAAATATCCCATATTGTGCTAGTTTTGAGAGTGATGGAAAAGTCACACTAGCAAATCAGGTATCACCATATGTGTGTGTTGCAAGGAGACATGGCCATTTTGGATTGGTCATTGAGACGCCACCAGAGCTGTTAAGAAAAAAGATTAGCCGGTGGAAAGTGGTGGTTGGAAGTTCAGTAGGAGCTGCACTGGGTGCTTTTCTTTTGGGTTTGCTTCTGGTGGCATTGTTTGTGAAGGTAAAGAAGAAATCAAGAATGGAAGAGATGGAGAGAAGGGCCTATGAAGAAGAAGCTTTACAAGTTTCTATGGTTGGACATGTGAGAGCTCCTACAGCAGCTGTCACTCGAACATTGCCTACAATTGAGCATGAGTATGTACATCCTAACCAAGGATTTGTTCATTTTCGTTTGTGA